Proteins encoded within one genomic window of Hermetia illucens chromosome 2, iHerIll2.2.curated.20191125, whole genome shotgun sequence:
- the LOC119649994 gene encoding uncharacterized protein LOC119649994 isoform X2, whose product MGYNCKVIYFCAIILGPILLSEADSQNVASPVFQNHKTKEWTNLDNITFSFDCTQRSVGFYADIEYNCQIFHMCDEEGNRIPHLCANETSFNQEYRICDWDYNFNCTESPKWFYLNELTYATEPPEDEDY is encoded by the exons ATGGGTTACAACTGCAAAGTCATCTACTTCTGTGCAATAATTTTAG GTCCAATTTTACTTTCAGAGGCTGATTCACAAAATGTCGCCAGTCCAGTATTTCAAAATCACAAAACAAAAGAATGGACGAATTTAGATAATATAACATTTTCATTTGACTGCACGCAAAGATCCGTTGGATTTTATGCCGATATCGAATATAATTGCCAG ATATTCCATATGTGCGACGAAGAGGGTAATCGAATACCACATTTATGCGCAAATGAAACTTCGTTTAACCAAGAATACAGAATCTGTGATTGGGATTATAACTTTAATTGTACAGAATCGCCG aAATGGTTTTATTTAAATGAGCTGACGTATGCAACGGAACCTCCTGAGGATGAAGActattaa
- the LOC119649994 gene encoding uncharacterized protein LOC119649994 isoform X1 has product MGYNCKVIYFCAIILVGPILLSEADSQNVASPVFQNHKTKEWTNLDNITFSFDCTQRSVGFYADIEYNCQIFHMCDEEGNRIPHLCANETSFNQEYRICDWDYNFNCTESPKWFYLNELTYATEPPEDEDY; this is encoded by the exons ATGGGTTACAACTGCAAAGTCATCTACTTCTGTGCAATAATTTTAG TAGGTCCAATTTTACTTTCAGAGGCTGATTCACAAAATGTCGCCAGTCCAGTATTTCAAAATCACAAAACAAAAGAATGGACGAATTTAGATAATATAACATTTTCATTTGACTGCACGCAAAGATCCGTTGGATTTTATGCCGATATCGAATATAATTGCCAG ATATTCCATATGTGCGACGAAGAGGGTAATCGAATACCACATTTATGCGCAAATGAAACTTCGTTTAACCAAGAATACAGAATCTGTGATTGGGATTATAACTTTAATTGTACAGAATCGCCG aAATGGTTTTATTTAAATGAGCTGACGTATGCAACGGAACCTCCTGAGGATGAAGActattaa
- the LOC119649994 gene encoding U-scoloptoxin(01)-Er1a isoform X3, with translation MGYNCKVIYFCAIILEADSQNVASPVFQNHKTKEWTNLDNITFSFDCTQRSVGFYADIEYNCQIFHMCDEEGNRIPHLCANETSFNQEYRICDWDYNFNCTESPKWFYLNELTYATEPPEDEDY, from the exons ATGGGTTACAACTGCAAAGTCATCTACTTCTGTGCAATAATTTTAG AGGCTGATTCACAAAATGTCGCCAGTCCAGTATTTCAAAATCACAAAACAAAAGAATGGACGAATTTAGATAATATAACATTTTCATTTGACTGCACGCAAAGATCCGTTGGATTTTATGCCGATATCGAATATAATTGCCAG ATATTCCATATGTGCGACGAAGAGGGTAATCGAATACCACATTTATGCGCAAATGAAACTTCGTTTAACCAAGAATACAGAATCTGTGATTGGGATTATAACTTTAATTGTACAGAATCGCCG aAATGGTTTTATTTAAATGAGCTGACGTATGCAACGGAACCTCCTGAGGATGAAGActattaa